The sequence below is a genomic window from Mugil cephalus isolate CIBA_MC_2020 chromosome 14, CIBA_Mcephalus_1.1, whole genome shotgun sequence.
GACTTTAATCCGTTTTATTCATCAGAACAGATACTGACAATAACTAATGCTAATAAAACACTAATGATGTAAATAACCAGTGACACGTCCAGATTTAGCCTGAATATTGAACTGATTTGTTCCTGCAGCTAcagaaggaaacacaacatgagaaaacactgtgtgtgtgtgtgtgtgtgtgtgtgtgtgtgtgtgtgtgtgtgtgtgtgtgagtgtgtgttgtgtagttaCAGGTATGAAGCAGAACCGGTCGGACGATAACTTCGAGAAAAGAGATTATCAGGACGAGAATGTTCCTAAAATAACCTGATGTACAGGatgtcacacattcacaccacatctcatccactcatccactcacccactcacccactcatccactcacccactcacccactcatccactcatccactcacccactcatccactcatccactcACCCACTCATCCACTCACCTTAATGTGACACAATCAGGTCCTGTAGAAAAAGATCCATCAGATTAGATGACACTGATTCACATACAGatatcaacacacacaacaacacacagacctaaaggtgtgttgttgtgtgtgcgtgtgtgtgtgcgtgtgtgtgtgtgtgtgcgtgtgtgtgcgcgtgtgtgtgcgtgtgtgtgtgtgtgtgcgtgtgtgtgtgtgtgtgtgtgcgtgtgtgtgtgtgtgtgtgtgtgtgcgtgtgtgtgtgagtgtgtgtgtgtgtgtgcgtgtgcgtgcgtgtgtgtgtgtgtgtgtgtgtgtgtgcgtgtgtgtgtgtgtgtgtgtgtgtgcgtgtgtgtgtgcgtgtgtgcgtgtgtgtgtgtgtgcgtgtgtgtgtctgtgcttgtgtgtgtgtgtgcgtgtgtgcgtgtgtgcgtgtgtgtgtgtctgtgcttgtgtgtgtgcgtgtgtgtgtgtgtgtgtgtgactgtgtgtctgtgcgtgtgtgtgtgcgtgtgtgtgtgtgtgtgcgtgtgtgtgtgtgtgtgtgtgactcaggTGTCCCGTAGAACAGGTGTGAACACGTATCTCTCCACATGACAGATACTAGACACTAGAATACATGTGTGAACAATGCGCacacagactttatttgtccctggaGGTGAAGTTAAGACACAACTGAGCAGCGAGACGAGGACGTACAAAAGGTACAACAATAACAAGGatacacagaaaagaaatgctgtAACTTTCCAACGCGTCCATGGAGGAGGTCAACAAGACTGGAAGAGAATAAAGTTCACATGTAAACAGGAAGTACagggattatatatttacatgtcaTTACAGAGGCCAATAAATatagacaataataataataataataatcgatGTGAAGGTGTGAGCtaacataaaatgtataaacATTGTGTACAATAAATTATATAagtatataattatttttatagtaTATTAAATACTAATAAACAGGAGGCTCAGCATGAGTTGGTAAAGTAACCAtggacatttaattaaataaaatatcatttaataataatcagagtGATCTGGACTCAGGTCTGTCTgctcctggttctgtctggtcctggttctgtctgttCCTGGTTCTGTTTAGATTAAACCAGTGAGAATAAGAAacagaaattattttcatttaaattaaagtctTCTATGAGGTTTTCACTCTTTGTAAATTGATGCTCTGGACCTGATTACAGCCCCTGGTGGGCCCCTTTTGGACCCTGGACCACATGTTTGACAGCGTTGTTCTGTGTTCACTGGTGGATTTGAGGTTCTCTCGTCCACTGTAAAGTTAGAAACTAGACCTTGTCCCTGTCCAGGATCTTAGCTCCAGTCAGTGGCGACTTCTTGGCTGGTGTcagtctccatggcaaccggAGCCGTCCAATCAAAGAGCCACAGGAGCATTTCAGTTCTGTTCAAAGCTTCAACGTGTCCCCCTGGTTCACTACAGCCGCGGTCCAAAACTGGCTTAAGAACTTTATTACAGACTGGAAGGAGGGTGGAGAACCATGGTCTGAGTCCAGACTGACTCCGGTCCAGAGCGATGGGGCATCAGGGGAAGAAGAGAAGCACTGAATtagatgaatgagtgaatgaatgaatggatgaagcACACgaattaaaaacactggatgaaataaagaagcttcttattgaatcaatggagtcaaagctggaggagctccgcccacagactagaggggaggagctccgcccacagactagaggggaggagctccacccacagactagaggggaggagcttcgCCCACAGACTGGAGGGTGGAGGTTTATTTCTGGCCAGGTGCtgtattatttctattattaagCCTCAGCAAACTGTAACAGAACTGTTAACTGCCTGTATCATCTTATTTAGCAGTAGGTGGCGCTGGTGTCTTTAACACTGGAGATTCTCCACAAAACAAGATCCATCAAAAAAGAGTCAGCGACattagaagcagaaaaacaagagttCAGACACGGtggagaaatgaatgaatatcagctgCTCTACATTTATCACTGATGTTCAGTCTGTGGAGGTGGGTTGAAACACAGGTTTAGTGTTTGTCACACACAGGTGATATTCCTGAGAAGTGGAGCGTGTGTGTAGATattaaacagagagaaacaacataacatatataatttaataaaaaaagccAGGAAACTATTCGATTCATTGTCACTGACACATGAAATTAAAggtttcacagttttattttatatcgtTGACTGTGACGTGTTCgagataaacagacagacatatactgtatttatcctgagagatgaatgaatgacttcCTGTGAtagtttattttagtaaagttctGTCATGTCTCTGGATGAGGCCTGAGAGGAGACCGGTGTGTTTTCAGCAGTGTTTCCTCGTACGCGACAGTTTCTGGGAAATCCCTTCATTCTGCTGAACAGAACGTTTCCTTCTTCTGTTTCGTTCCTTTGTCCGACACAAATGAAGCCGTGAGCCGCTCTGCTTCCAGATCAGCCTCTATTCTTCAGCTTCTGTCGCTGCTAGAAACTCTGACAGATGCTGCAGAGGCGCAGGACCTCGTCTCCGTCTTAAATCACAGTGTGAACTGAGGCTGAGGGAGGTCGTCTGAGGACGGAAAACACTGAGAGGAATAAATCTGTccgtgtgtggatgtgtgagtGTGCTGGCATGCTAACAGCCGCTAATTAACTCAGGGTTTCAGTCCACGTTGATAAATCAGAGGAACAAAAGCCACAGGGACGCACAGTTTAACTCAAATAACTTTATTAACACGTCCAGCTGCAGGTTCAGAGGAAACAACATGAAACGCTGCCTGTGGAGCTGTTGCTGTTTATGAGTAAATGAATATTGGGACTAGAAACAGCCTGGTCACAGGAGCTTAGAGGAACATGAGAGAAACACCCTGAAAACCATGAGAAGTAAAAACACAGACGGGAGGAAATATGAGTAAaaactagtaaaataaaacagacaaaaactgTACATAAACAAACGTACAGTAACAATAGTCAGACGTCGAGCAGGTTCAGTCAGATCTGCAGAGACACGTCaacaccaccacccaccacccatCACTGCCACCACCCAACACCATCCACCACCCACCATCACCCATCACTACCaatacaccaccacacaccacccaccacccaccaAACCCCTGGACGTGGGACAGAACCCGTCCCTCGTTGCTACCTCCAGTCATAGTCGCTGAAAGCATGTGGACAGAGTCGGCTTCTGATTCTCTgcaggttttgttgttgttgtttagtttcTACAGCAACAGACTTCAACCAGACAaccatgttcacacacacacacacacacacacacacacacacacacacacacacacacacacgcagagtcAGGAAATATCACTTTCTGAGTCCTGAACATGACTCAACCGTCCATTTGGGGGCGCTGCATGTTCAGGGTTAActagtgtgtgtctgcaggttgTGTTGAGCCCTGAACACCTGAAGTCAGTAACACCTGGATATTAAACacaatatattgtatatatatttatttatgtccagAATAAACACCTGGtttatagtaaaataataaacaccTGGTGTGAAGGTAAAATCAGGACGTCAGAGTTCAGGCTTCAGGTGGAATTCAGTTTAACTTTATTAAAACAGGACAAAGGAACAAACAGAAGCCGTGAACATGTCACTGGAGCGTTTGTGGAGCGTCGGACTAACTGAGCCGCTCCGTTCTTCCATCTCACCTGATCAACCTGTTCTTACTGCACTAGTACAGTTGGCTGGACTACGACCTCCTGACCGCCCCCTGGTCGCCCGTCCACCAATCAGATGGCTCGGTAGTGGAAGGTGAAAGTGTTCATACAGTACAGGTGTGTTGTGACAGAGTACAGGTTTCACGGTGGCCGTTGGGGGGCGTCTTATATCTGGCGGCGGTTGGTCTTGGCTCGTCTCTTGGACGTCCGTCTTCTCGCCAGAGCTTTGGGCTGAGGGACGACCGGTGGCAGCGAGAGGCCGGGACGCTGGACGTCATGTACCTGGCTCAGgtgagtgtgggcggggctcTGAGGTTTGGAGGAGCGGGACGCAAACTTTTTCTTCCCACCTTCATCAGAGTCGGCGTTCTCATCCTCTGCAGgaacaaacatttaaagtcaCGAGGTCAAGACTCCTGGCACAAGATGAGTAGAAGCAGGGACCTACCAGACCAGGACAGACCCTGGAGCAGGTTTAGTTTTAGTAGCATCAATGTAATAACAAcctacagaaacaaacaactctGGATGTTCCCACTTGTTTTAGAGCAAAtagaatgtttacattaaattacttaattaattaaaacaatgacaagtcttaataataatcagaatgatcTGGACTCAGGTCTGTCTGATGgttagtcctggtctgtctggtcctggtctgtctggttctggtctgtctggtcctggtctgtctggttctggtctgtctggtcctggtctgtctggttctggtctgtctggtcctggtctcagtgttgcgTTCTGTCCACGTCTCTTGGTAGTAGGacacatttttcaaatgttatCGGTATTTATGTCGCTTATTggaagtctttttatttttctggttttgtgtttcaggtgtaTGTCCATTtgatatttttccttttaaatgtttaaatgatcaaataaaagaaataaacaataaaaaaaacagtgtaattTTATACATACAGCCTAGATCAGACCCTCTGGGcggccgcttttggcccacgagccatatgtttgacacctgtgctctaaAGGCAGCAAGAACGCCAAGATAACCAGTAACCAAGATAACAGGAAGTGAACAGGGACATCTGAGCGTGGACTCAAAGTCTCAGAGTCACAATGGGACGACTGAAGAGGCTGAAGAGGGACGTGGATTGGGACTGGACTCTGTTGGACCACAACCTGAGGACCAGCATCTGAGCTGTGAGGTCTGTGTCCAGTCCAGGAACCAGATCTGCTCCATCGGCCCGAAACCTCCCGACTCAAACCTCGTCTCAGTAAAACGAAGTCAAACCCTTCAACCGCCGTCTCGTAGACTTTTAgaatctgcttttctttttatagctcccaataataaaacatattattattatcacggTTTAACTAGATTAGAAACATTCTGAGGaggtgatgaaaataaaataaaactgaaaaccaaGTCAATaacttaaacaataaaaacatgttgagaTGTTGCCTCaccatcttcttcctccacacTGTTAGCAGCAGCCACAGCGACGGGCTCTGaaataaacgaatgaatgaatgaataaatgaatgaatgagacacAGATTTAATCGTCATCTTTAGACGTTTCTCTAACAGAACGTACCAGGTGCTGTCACATGATTGGCTGTTggagctaaaaaaagaaaaaaaacaaagagtttgTGTGaggtgaatggatgaatgatggacaCATGGATGAAAGAGTGAATAACATGAGAAAAGTCACCGTCTGCTGCCTCTGAACTGGAGCTGCTGGTGTCTGGAAGAACAGATGAACAGAAACATACATGTGTagcaaaatgttttcacatgttcTGGGATTTTtataaacaggaataaaagTGTTTGAATCTAAACTAACTGCCAGTGCTCCTACCTGCTGGTCCTCCTCCGTGGAACTGAAACTCATCTGCAATCAAACAACAGGCTTTTTAAACATGAAGATAAAACACCCAGAGATTCAGATTAAGCTTTTTAGTTGTTGTCCAACTCCAGGTTATTATgttctattattttattgtttgaatcTCATCTCATTCTCATTCTTCATATACACTAtatgagacctgagctttagtttggtctGTTTCATTTCTAAGAAGTATAAAAGGAGTGGACATGTGGCTTATTTTGCTATATAATACAAAAAAGTCACCGGTGTGTAGCaaattataaaactgtttatttcaaatcctGAATGTTGCCGAGCAAAAACTTTGAAaccccaacgtcctcaaaccaGAACTTGCTAATCAGTGATGTTGTAGCTCATTACTATTTATAGAATGTGTGAAATTTATGCGTCGTATCAAAATGTTCATACGTTTAAAGAAACAAGTTTCAATCGTAAAATGGGACAAggtttttgtccttttccacttttgtcccttgtcctgctgcagaatgaatgagtccacttatgaggacaacaggtctaaattaATAGAATAAGAAGAAActgctacaaacctaaaactcaatgtccccatatgaggacgcagggtctcaggaggatatttAGCACatagcaccaccaccaccatcatcatcaccatcaccatcatcatcatcatcatcatcatcatcatcatcatcatcatcatcatcatcatcatcatcatcatcatcatcaccatcatcatcatcatcatcatcatcatcatcatcttcatcatcatcatcaccaccatcatcatcatcatcagcagcatcagcagcagcagcttagaGTTGTGGTTCATTCCTTCAAGTCTTCACAGTGAGTGTCtggttgttattattgttgttgttattgttattgttattgttgttgttgttatctgtAATTTACGCTCTGCTCTGGTGGTGTCAGGACTCCCCCTTGTGGTAGAGCTGTGTCTTTGGCTGCATGTCATTAAAGGAGGACATTAAAAGTTGAGAAGTCTTACCGGGCTGATCTGGAGACACAGCGTTCATACTCTCtgagacaacaacacaacaacacaacaagagtCTGAGAACGTCCTCACAGTCTGAGATCATGAGCTTCACGCCCAGAGGACGCTTTGACTCACCGGTAGGAGCTTCATCAGACGTCGAGTCCTTAtctgacagagacacaggagacaggtgagacaggtagggacagatagagacagagacaaatagAGACATgtgagacaggtagagacaagTGTAGACAagtagagacaggtagagacagacaggtgtctTACCTGTGGACATGGCTTGTATTCCAGtgtctgtgaaaacaaaacagtcgCGGTTAGAGGAcgaggacaaggacaaggatgAAGACGTCCATTTGTGATTGAGACGATGTCTCACCGTTGGAGTCCAGGTCTCCCTCCACCATCAGGACCAACGAGACCAGGAAGACGAGGTTcctgcagcgcacacacacacacacacacacacacacacacacacacagggacacagggacacagggacagagacacacacacacacagggacagagacatcACTCTTTCACCTTTTAAtttatacatgtataaatacatgtatttatctatttatttctattttatttatttatcgtgtTATTGTCCAGCCCGGAGCCGCCTGCACTAAACTAACATCATGAGTTATAAATAAACcttcatataaataaaactccacGTGCTTGTTTTGGTGCAAAGACCAACAGGGCTATGAAAATAAATCTACTGTTTAGTTCCTGGTCTCAGTGTCAAACACagcaaaatattaggaacagtAGGTACTAGCACTGAAAACTAGCAGCTAATGTctaatgtctgtttttaaaccagGTTCAGTGAGACAATCACAGGGCTCCTGAGCTCTAAGCCAACTCTAAACATCTTCCATCATTTTAATCTGACCAGAGTCTAAAACAATAATGACGTTTAAAACATTTAGATCCAGATCAAACAAGACACAGAGGATTTAAGTGAACAGACGATTATTCTTCAGTGTAAATATGTACAATTTAAAGctataaaatacaatttataactaaaatgaaagtaaagtaCAATCAAAACCACAGCCCCCCAAGCAGGAACATACCTGGTGAGCATGATGAGGTCAGACACGTCCCTGATAGATGAGACAGGACGGAGGAtgaaggacagaggacagaggacggagGACAGGTGAGCAACAGTCAGGACAGGTGATGGATTTTCTCGGTGCAGACCGGTTGTGGAGCTGAGCGTCCGCTGGAGGTTTATATATCGGCCTAAATGTCAGCGGGACAGAGGACGGACCAGTTCATGTTTGTTGGCGTGTGCGTGGGTTTCAGGTTTCTGTGGACGCTTTCgtcagaggaggtgaagaagactcACACACGCCTCAGTTGTTGTGCGTATGTGAGGACCGGTCCAGACCAGAGGGCTGGCTGCAGACCCACATGATTTAAATCAGAAACCTCAGATTAACGTTTAAGCCTGAGGAGGCTCAGGAAGAACAACATCACTCAGAGACTCCTGGTGTCCTTTTACCACGGCTCCACAGAGGCCAAAAAGAAGGTCCCCACTCTAGTATCTGGTACCTGGAGCTCCTTCAGCagcattctctcttttttaaaattaattttctaccaagatcttgtattgatgatgtcagagtcagACCACTGATCAAagcttctccagctcatcccaaacattctcacTCCTTCTctatctgagccccatgaatcctggtggtGTCGTCTTGgaatatggaagaaaaactccacGGATGGAAGAACCTGCTCCTTCAGTGTATTCagggagtcagctgacctcatcctcTGAATCTGGACCTGAACTACTGCACCAACCCCACATCAGGGGACatttgtgctgctccctgtcagaCTGGAGCCGTTTTTCCCGcttgtcctccctgatcagtggttttctgttcagtcccagtcccgtgagttcccttcacattgtccatggtgtgaaatgttcttccttccactattaaacacagccctgagttctactgctgcttttcttccaaacgtttctccatcaatcaggatttatttcttcctggtagaccatggttctccactgtccttccagtctggaataaaggtcttaagacagttttagtagtttctagatgtttcatctgcttgatgcagccaatgatttgatccttctccaccagactaacatctcctccaccagactaacatctcctcctccagactaacatctcctccaccagactaacatcttctcctccagactaacatctcctcctccagactaacatcttctcctcctccagactaacatctcctcctccagactaacatctcctccaccagactaacatcttctcctccagactaacatctcctcctccagactaacatcttctccaccagactaacatctgctccaccaccacgggatgtgtctttacacatggCGACACATaaacacttatatatatatgaaacttCCACACAGaacaatgtaaatattaatgttCAGTAAAGGGACATGTGCAGTTCCAACCCGACAGTCTGTTGTATCTATTCAGCTTTGTGTCACTTACTTTGCTAATGTGTATCTTGTAGAGTTTGTGTGTAGCATTGAGCTCGGCAGGTTCATTGTTTTCTACAGTAATGTCAGTAAAGggaattcagtttcagttcagttcaatctTAAACACATTCCTGAGTGGGTAAACCACTGATAGTATTAAATGTTTCCTTACAGACGTAGAAACTCTTAGGGGAACTCTCAAAGGACAGAACTCTCCTGGAGTCCTGGAAAGTCCTGGCGTCCTCACAGGTCAGGGAATCCCCCTGCAACAAAAACACGCAGTCTGGACTTTAGCGGCGGGTTGAGTTTCACCAGAACCAGATCCTCCGATAGAGGCTGACGAACAATCAGAGCAGAACAACAACGCCTCACCCACAACCTGATCCAACCCGGCCCAGGACCCGGCAGACACACCAGGACCCGGCAGGCACAAAAGGACCAGATCCAGAACTGGGCTGAGCTGGTTTACAATCAGACAAATGTTGAAAGACACGAGATGTCTAGACGTTAGTGGACATTATTTGAAccagtttctgatggttttacccTCAGAGTTTGTATTTAAACCTCCAGTCTcctagaactgaagaagctcctcagaTGAAACATCTCGTCTAGACTCTACTAGTCCAGATGACTTGAAGCTCTAGGAtataaaccaggacctggaggactgggaaccttcacagactgaCATGaggtgttttatgttttggacAAAGATCCACCACCAGGGTCCCGTCCATCGCGGCCTGTCTGTTCAGGGGAACGTTGTGTTGTCCATTGGATTCATCAGGTCTATGAGAGTCTGGGTTCCAGACCAGAGCAGGCTGActataataaactaataaagaGATTTATTTCACGGTGAGTGGAACAGAGCCAGAGGTTGTAATAGGAAAGCAGGTAAATGGCGTCTCGTATCCCTGGAgaaccccccacccacaccccccaccccaccccaacaTCGGCCCTCCATTATCACTATATGTGTGCGGAGGGttgggtgaggagggggtgagtCGGCTTGGGTTGCGTGGTATTTGAGAATCAAAGCCTCTTCTGTGTGAGGACGTCTTTGTGTGAAAGCGGAGAGCAGAGTGAACGGCTGAAGGAACTCTGCTTCATTGAGACGACGCTGAGCTTTGAAACACTGTAAGGTCAGATTTACATGTTTATAGAGCTGCCGTCCATTAATCAACCTCCATCCTTTCATCCCCCTGTCTCCCCGTCCTCTGTCTGTCCCACCACGTCTCACAGGACCAGCATAGGACAACCGGAGGACCACAGGAGGAACCAGGGggaaccaggaggaaccaggggGGTACGGTCTTCTGAACCCACTGTTCATTGACTGAGACAGAGCATTAGGAACTTCAGGAACTTTAAGAATGTTAAGAACTTTAGGATCATTCGGAATATTGGGAATGTTCAGAACATGAGGCACATTGGGAGAATTAAGAGTATTCAGAACGTTaggaatcagaatcagaatcagaatcagaaaaaactttatttatccctgaagggcaattaggagggtgAAGAGCGGtatataaaataagagcaagagaataagataacaaaagaataaaattgcaaaagtgggcaaaaaaacaaaaacataaaacaaacaaacaaacaaaacagcatattATGTATAAAAGGAACTTTATGACCATTAGGAATGTTAAGGAGAACTTTGGGATCATGGGGGACTTGAGGAACATTCGGAACGTTGGGACCTTTATGACCATTAGGAACGTTAGGAATATAAGGAATATTAGGAATGATAGGAACTTTAGGACCATGGGGGACTTGAGGAACATTACAAATATTAGGAACATTACGAACGTTAAGAGTGTTAGGAATATTAGGATCATTTGGAACATTAGGAACGATGGGAACTTATAGCTACATTATGGACACAGTgactcggtggttagcgctgatgcctcccagcgagacggtccgggttcgagtccagctcaggcctttctgggtggagtttgcaggttctccctgtgtccacgaGGGTtttctcctcccacctccaaagacatgctcgttaggctgattggtgactctacaCTGACCCtaggttgtttgtctctgtggtgCTGcacacctgtccagggtgtacagaagatggaggtgatgatgaagatgaaggacCAGTGATGTCCTGATCAGAATCAGGCTTAAGGCAAGGTTGATCTTTACCAGATACTTTTTTAGGTCTGAACAACAATCACATCAACACTGTAGCATCAAAACCTCTTCTTCTGGTTTAATGGAAGATGGAGAGTCACAGGtacagagagaggaagatgaagaagaggaagaagaagataaagaggaagaggaggatgcaTGAGAGAGTTAACCCAGGTCTTAGAGAGGCCTCCATCCTTGGAGGGCATCCCGGCTTCATTTGACGTCTGTCCAGTCATCACCAGTAAATGTAacatcattttctcattttcatggaggacacagagaagatgTTTTCATTACTGAGGCTGTTATTAGTTTGGTGGATTCCTGTGAAGTGAtcttcacagacagacagtgccAGCAGAGTAATAAGCCTGGTCTCAGCAGGATGAATTACAGACATACCAGACAGGATCACGGCAGGAAAACGATCCCAGATCAGCTGATAGGAAAACACCGTCTGCATCGACTCGTCTGGTCTGGAGCCACTTCACAAGGAAGAATtcattctgtttattgtagggggtcagggaggaggtcagggtggaggTCATCTACTCCGTCTTGACATGATGAGAGTCACTGCGAACAAACTggaaagttatttatttatttatttattgtttaattttttgaacaaaacattttcagaaccgtaaataaataaaaacaatcaaatgcCTCTCCCAGCTGAGCACAATAATCAGACAAATACGCAAAATAcgtaacaaataaataaataataaataaacaaataagtaaatataagacaaaaacaacagatataaagttattcatttttatctttaatatGTTCCAGTGGAATCTGGAGAGCAGATAATTAAGtgaataatatttatttcatgataacttttttttcttgaagtgaaaaaataatctgaaaaatgaaaaaactccTCCTCTCATTTAAAGGATAGACCTGATACTATTCCGTAACAAAAGGTTTAACTgtgttaaatgttgtgttaaatattaattagaTTAGAATTTTAATGACTATTACGCACACATAAGTTCTCCTTATGAGAGCTGTCTCTTCtgatattttacatattttattttgtt
It includes:
- the si:ch211-133n4.6 gene encoding uncharacterized protein si:ch211-133n4.6, producing MQTVFSYQLIWDRFPAVILSVPEVPNALSQSMNSGFRRPYPPGSSWFPLVPPVVLRLSYAGPGDSLTCEDARTFQDSRRVLSFESSPKSFYVCRYINLQRTLSSTTGLHRENPSPVLTVAHLSSVLCPLSFILRPVSSIRDVSDLIMLTRNLVFLVSLVLMVEGDLDSNDTGIQAMSTDKDSTSDEAPTESMNAVSPDQPDEFQFHGGGPADTSSSSSEAADAPTANHVTAPEPVAVAAANSVEEEDEDENADSDEGGKKKFASRSSKPQSPAHTHLSQVHDVQRPGLSLPPVVPQPKALARRRTSKRRAKTNRRQI